Below is a genomic region from Rhodohalobacter sp. 614A.
CATCTCGGTTCTCTCCGAATTTGAGTCCTCAAGCAGCAATTATTTACATAGGTATAGCTGGGTACGGATATTATTTGCTAAGAAGATCTAAAGGCATAAGGTTTGACAATATGGACCAGATGGTATGAGTATGAAAGTTCAATAATTTTAAATAAATAATGAGCATATCAGTGAGAAACATGAAACATTAATTTCAATTCTTCAATTAAATGAAGACGTGTATTTAGAAATAGTTCTTTATAACTTGCTCTATTTATCTTTCTCAAAAAAATATCACGATTTATCACAGACAACTGATACGCCATCACCTTCACATCCACCTGGTCAGCAAACTCATCTCGAATGATAAATCCTGACGCTTCTTGTTGCCAGCCGTCAATTGTATCAGGATATAAAAGCAGAATTTCATCTATTTTGTATCGAACGGCATAGGCCAGAACCTGATAGAGATCCGATTGTGAAATCCCTTTCTTTGGATCTTTGGGATCTTGATAAACCATCTTGTACTTGGTATCGGCTATAATTTTCTTCTCCCCGGTATCCAATATCAAATCCGGTCGAAGGAAAAACGTTTTATCTTCATCCAGGTAAACGGAAGAAGACTGTGGTACTGCCTTTACGCCATCCATTTCTTTTTCAATAAATCCATAGATAAAATCCTCAAACAGGTATTCCATCGGAATCAGGAAAGCGAAGAGCTTAAGATCGTTTTTGTAGTCAAAAGAGACTGCGTGATTCAGGAATAGCTGGCAGTAATCCCGAACGGTTTCAAATTCGGCAAAGGCGGGATTGAACTGGATGGCTGCACACTCATCAGCAGTTGCCGGTTCATCAGAGACATCATCCAAGGTGAAGAGGATCTCTCTAAGATACTTCTTGCTGTCATCATTCGTCGTATGGTTGATCAGAATCGATGTGACGTACTTGATGATCTGATTGAAACGATTGTCCAGCACAAATGGATCATAAATGCAATTCACTTTGTGCCAACGTGCCTTGGACAAATTTTCAGTCACATACCGTGTAATATCAAGCCGACCACGAACATACTGCACCTCGCGCCAGACCTCTTCATATTGCTGATAAATGGAATGCCCCAACAGCTCACGGGTGTATTTGGCGAATAGATAGATAAGAACCTCGAAGAAATCACTCTTTTCTGTATCCAGTGATGTTTGATAGTTCGGAAATTTAATCTTCCGGCAATAGCTCAGCCACCATAATATATGCTGCTGGATGGCCAAAAGATCGGATTGGTCGTATTCGCGGTCCTCATTAAAAAAGATCTTGGGCAGAAGGTTGATCTTTTGCTCTTCGTAGTGGATTACACCTACATACTTGTTAGACTTAATCTCCACGGTTTTGTGCAGAAATTGAAGGAACTGTTGAGACTCGATCTTGCTACCGTCTTCGTCATCTTGGGCGAAGTATTGGTTCTTTTCCCGCTGTCTCCAGATATCATCCAGAAAGACCTCCAGACCCTCGAAGTCTTCGGTTACCTCTTCCTTGTTCTGATATTCAAATAGATTGATCAACTCTGCCGTTGATTTGTAGTGGCCAGCTATTCTCCTGAATCTGGAGACCCGCATTCTTCAGGATTTCCGTTAC
It encodes:
- a CDS encoding McrC family protein: MINLFEYQNKEEVTEDFEGLEVFLDDIWRQREKNQYFAQDDEDGSKIESQQFLQFLHKTVEIKSNKYVGVIHYEEQKINLLPKIFFNEDREYDQSDLLAIQQHILWWLSYCRKIKFPNYQTSLDTEKSDFFEVLIYLFAKYTRELLGHSIYQQYEEVWREVQYVRGRLDITRYVTENLSKARWHKVNCIYDPFVLDNRFNQIIKYVTSILINHTTNDDSKKYLREILFTLDDVSDEPATADECAAIQFNPAFAEFETVRDYCQLFLNHAVSFDYKNDLKLFAFLIPMEYLFEDFIYGFIEKEMDGVKAVPQSSSVYLDEDKTFFLRPDLILDTGEKKIIADTKYKMVYQDPKDPKKGISQSDLYQVLAYAVRYKIDEILLLYPDTIDGWQQEASGFIIRDEFADQVDVKVMAYQLSVINRDIFLRKINRASYKELFLNTRLHLIEELKLMFHVSH